ATGTATCGCCGCTACCGCCTTTCTGATGGGATGCGGTGAGAAGGAGAATAGGGACATTATCGAAGCGCGAGCCGCCATTGTTCGCGGGGATTATACCGCCGCACAAGCCGCCGCTGAAAGAACAGAAGCTGGAAACCAAGAAGCGACGCACTTACGCGCCTTCTTGCAAAATCGAACACGCACTGATGCCAACAGTTGGCATCAAGCCATTGCAGCGTCAAACGCGTATCTCGAAACATTGGCTACCGACATCCGCGCGATCTCATTACAAGAAGATCCTGACTCCGACGAACTCGATCGACAAGAAAGACTCACCCGTTCACAGAACGCTATCTCTGGACTCTTTGCCCTGTCACTCGCTGAGGCGGTCGAAAAACGGGCAGAACTGCTATCCGAACTCACCATACCCGCAGACACCGGGGTCGTCATAGCACTTTTAGCTGCGGAAAAGTGTTATCAATCTAATGCCCGGGCAGCTGCCAGACAACTGATAACCCAACTTGGAGATGGAGAACGCGTTGCTGAATTACTCCAACAAGCAACACACCATTCAGACACAGCCGTACAAAAAGAAGCAATCCGCCACCTCGGTGCCATGCGTAAACCTGACTTTATACCGGTCTTTGAAGATGCGCTCGCCAAAACCGATAGCTCACCAGAGGTCGCGTATAGAGCAATCGTCGCTCTTGAACAACTCAGAAGGGTACTCCCCGATGGTACAGCCATTGTAACCGGACTGCAACTTGCACTGAAACATAACAGTGCCCAAGTTCGGATGCACGCCGCAAAACTCATCGGAGCCATCCAAGCCCAAACCACTGTGCCCGACCTTATCAGGCTCCTCGCGGATCCGAATACTTATGTCAAAGATACAGCCATAGATGCCCTTAACCGCATAGGCGAACCCGCGATTGCACCACTGATTGAGGTCCTCAACACAAATGCACACAACCTCATCCCTGACGAAGATAGCGGTTTCACCACAGAATACCAATACATCGCGAGTGCATACATCGATGATTTATGGATGAAAAAATACCGAATCGGAACACAATCCGCTGCAATCAAAGCACTCGGACTGCTTCAAGCAGAAGCCGGGGCACAGCCACTCATAAATGAACTATCAAACGAAGAATTACAAACAGAAGCCTTAGCAGCACTCGTCCAGATGCGCAACGTCGCTGTGCCTTTTCTGATTGATGCCCTTAAAAACGCCTCTGATGCAATTCGCGTACAGGTCGCAGATACGCTCGGACAAATCGGGGATCGGCGCGCAATAGTACCTCTCATTGAAGCACTAAATACAGATTCACATAAAGAGGTGAAAGCATTCGCAGCGATAGGACTTGGTAATATGTACGCCCGCGGCGAAAACAACAGCGCAGTCACGGCACTCACCAACGCACTCTCCTATGACGATACCACTGCCACTAACGCAGCGGAGGCGCTTGGAAAAATCAGCGTCACCACAGAAGATGCCGTCCAAAAACTGATTATCATTGCGCTCGATAAACAGATGCGTGAAACCTTGCGCGCTGCAGCACTTACCGCACTCTGGCGACTCAAACCGGAAAAAGCAGTTCAACCGATGCTACTCCTCACGTTCAGCGACGAAACCAGCCCCGTCCTTCGTGCCAGTGCCGTCAAAACTTTGAGCCGCATAAAAGCACCTGAAACCGTGCCTATTTTGACATGGATGCTCTCTACACGATTCGATGAAATCTCAGATTTTCAGAGGCACATGAAACGCGAGTATAAAACGCTTGACACACTTCGAACACAAGTTGATTCCTTCCAGATTCAGTGGACCCCTGACTACCCACAAACCAACTACCGCACATGGGGTGAACTTAAACCGATTCCCAGTCTCGTCCGTAGTGAAGTTGCCCGGGCACTTGGCGTTATCAAAGGAGAAACCGTCATAGAACCCTTAGTTCGCGCACTTGAAGACGACGGACGTGCTACGGTGCGACAGAGCGCAGCATGGGCACTCGGTGAAGTCAAAGGCGACCCGACAATCGCACCACTTGTAAATGCACTGAAAAAGGATAAACAAGGCGTCGTCCGGCAAGAAGCAGCCATTGCCTTGGGAAAAATCAAAGGACAAAAAGTTGTCGATCCGCTTGTAGATGCGCTGAAAAATGATAAGTATGAAACGACACGCTTTCAAGCCGCAAAGGCTCTCCGAGAAATCCAAGCCGGAGATGAAGGGCTTGTTGATGTTGTCAAGAAGGGGTTAGGAAACTTTGATGACGGATATGAAGTCCAATCCGTACAAGACGAAGTCATCGGCGCACTAATCAAAGATGGAAATGTTGCAACATCCACATTCGCAGTCGAGGCATTAAAATCTGCCGATGATGAGTGGACGCGATGGGCGCTTGTACATGTTATCGGCACACTGAGTAAAAAACCCGCGCTTGATGCAATGGTGGCAGAACTGAATCATCCGAGCTTCGTCGTCCGTAAACGGGTGACAGAAACGCTCGGCGGTTTCAAAGAACGGAGCGTTGTCGATTCATTAATTATTGTTCTCGAAAACACCGATGAGATGAAATCCATACGTGCTGGTGCTGCCAATGCACTCGCTGGACTCAAAGACGAACGCGCTGCAGCAGCACTCCTGAACGCACTCACCGATGAAAACGCCGAAGTCCGATTGAGAGCCGTCACAGGCTTAGGAAACCTCAAGGATGCAAAAGCCGTCGCGAAACTCAGCGAAATTCTTGAGAATCCGTTAGAACCAGATGATGTCCGCGCCGCCGCTGCAACTGCTCTCGGTAACATCGCCGATAAAACAACCGAACCCGCTCTGATTCGCGCGTTAGACATCCGCGTAGGAAATATCTCCAAAAACGCTATTATTGCTCTCGGTAAACTCGAAAGCGAAGCCGCTATCCCAAAACTCATCGCTATCCTTGAGGATAAACGGATCCCATTGGATGCCAGTACAAACGCGTTAGCCAATGCCTCATCACGGATAAAAGCCGCAATTGCTCTTAGCGAAATCGGTGGATCCCGTGCCGCTGAAGCACTCGGGAAACGTCTCATTGACGACACAGAATATATCGTCGCTCTTGAGGACGCAGCAAACAGGAAAGCTATCGGTGCTGATGACCTCAAACGAAATTGGAGTTGGGAAGCCTTCGTCAACGCCGCTAAAAAACTCGACTTACCTTCGTTTGTTGCCCCTAAAATGGCTGCACGTACTGTGGACAAATGGGAAAATCATCAGGTCAGAAACGCCGCAACGGTTGCCCTCGGTAAATCTGGCACTGTTACGGATACCTCCTATTTTAAAGAACTCTTAACCGATCCGGTTGTGGATATCCGAAAAGCCGCGGCACTCGCCATCGGACAAGCTGGA
This region of Candidatus Poribacteria bacterium genomic DNA includes:
- a CDS encoding HEAT repeat domain-containing protein: MKRRVEYLLWQTHLILLCIAATAFLMGCGEKENRDIIEARAAIVRGDYTAAQAAAERTEAGNQEATHLRAFLQNRTRTDANSWHQAIAASNAYLETLATDIRAISLQEDPDSDELDRQERLTRSQNAISGLFALSLAEAVEKRAELLSELTIPADTGVVIALLAAEKCYQSNARAAARQLITQLGDGERVAELLQQATHHSDTAVQKEAIRHLGAMRKPDFIPVFEDALAKTDSSPEVAYRAIVALEQLRRVLPDGTAIVTGLQLALKHNSAQVRMHAAKLIGAIQAQTTVPDLIRLLADPNTYVKDTAIDALNRIGEPAIAPLIEVLNTNAHNLIPDEDSGFTTEYQYIASAYIDDLWMKKYRIGTQSAAIKALGLLQAEAGAQPLINELSNEELQTEALAALVQMRNVAVPFLIDALKNASDAIRVQVADTLGQIGDRRAIVPLIEALNTDSHKEVKAFAAIGLGNMYARGENNSAVTALTNALSYDDTTATNAAEALGKISVTTEDAVQKLIIIALDKQMRETLRAAALTALWRLKPEKAVQPMLLLTFSDETSPVLRASAVKTLSRIKAPETVPILTWMLSTRFDEISDFQRHMKREYKTLDTLRTQVDSFQIQWTPDYPQTNYRTWGELKPIPSLVRSEVARALGVIKGETVIEPLVRALEDDGRATVRQSAAWALGEVKGDPTIAPLVNALKKDKQGVVRQEAAIALGKIKGQKVVDPLVDALKNDKYETTRFQAAKALREIQAGDEGLVDVVKKGLGNFDDGYEVQSVQDEVIGALIKDGNVATSTFAVEALKSADDEWTRWALVHVIGTLSKKPALDAMVAELNHPSFVVRKRVTETLGGFKERSVVDSLIIVLENTDEMKSIRAGAANALAGLKDERAAAALLNALTDENAEVRLRAVTGLGNLKDAKAVAKLSEILENPLEPDDVRAAAATALGNIADKTTEPALIRALDIRVGNISKNAIIALGKLESEAAIPKLIAILEDKRIPLDASTNALANASSRIKAAIALSEIGGSRAAEALGKRLIDDTEYIVALEDAANRKAIGADDLKRNWSWEAFVNAAKKLDLPSFVAPKMAARTVDKWENHQVRNAATVALGKSGTVTDTSYFKELLTDPVVDIRKAAALAIGQAGIRELMPELIQIMTGETEVNKDVRRAATQGLGEIADETTTDILIEVMNNDDNHVEIRRDASRALGNIGTDKAVDALVKKLRALHEAQITRGLRLDTIKALGDAKNANAIAVLELVLEDQDAEIHFQAAVALFEITGKGYGYNRT